Proteins encoded within one genomic window of Candidatus Sysuiplasma jiujiangense:
- a CDS encoding cobalamin-binding protein, whose protein sequence is MKEVKRIVSLLPSATEMIYALNLQDRLVAVTHECDFPEEARSKPVAVRSALDLSSLSPAEIDRTVSDSLRSGRDLYRIDYDLLRSLSPDLIIGQALCDVCAVPSSKMSEIISSLDFRPELLDMSPTTIGGILRNIMDLGRVTGKEGSARALTLKLQARIAAIQRITRNYSSRKRVFFMEWVDPVYCGGHWVPQMIEIAGGVDGLSCKGRPSVRMRWEDVLSYNPEVLIVASCGRHVPEILREANILARLPELNSLDAVRNSEVYAVDASSYFARPGPRIVQGIELLAHILRPDLFQCHESSAYSKIQLNALLVEGR, encoded by the coding sequence ATGAAAGAAGTGAAACGCATTGTGTCACTGCTCCCGAGCGCCACCGAGATGATTTATGCACTGAATCTGCAGGACAGGCTCGTCGCTGTGACCCATGAATGCGATTTTCCCGAAGAGGCGAGGAGCAAGCCAGTTGCAGTCAGGAGCGCATTGGATCTCAGCTCCCTGTCGCCTGCCGAAATAGACAGGACGGTGAGCGATTCACTGCGGTCAGGACGCGATCTCTACCGCATCGACTACGACCTGCTCAGGAGTCTTTCACCCGATCTGATAATAGGACAGGCGCTATGCGATGTCTGTGCGGTTCCGTCCTCGAAAATGAGCGAAATTATTTCATCACTTGATTTCAGGCCGGAATTGCTGGATATGAGTCCCACGACAATCGGCGGAATACTGAGGAATATCATGGATCTCGGCAGAGTGACGGGAAAGGAAGGCAGCGCACGTGCACTCACCCTTAAGCTGCAGGCAAGAATCGCAGCAATTCAGAGGATCACCAGGAATTACAGCTCAAGAAAGCGCGTATTTTTCATGGAGTGGGTTGATCCGGTCTACTGCGGAGGACACTGGGTCCCGCAGATGATCGAGATTGCAGGCGGCGTGGACGGTTTATCCTGCAAGGGTAGACCTTCCGTGAGGATGCGGTGGGAAGATGTTCTTTCCTACAATCCCGAGGTGCTCATCGTTGCGTCCTGCGGAAGGCATGTTCCCGAAATACTCAGGGAAGCGAATATTCTTGCCAGGCTGCCCGAACTGAACAGCCTGGATGCAGTCCGCAATAGTGAGGTTTATGCTGTTGATGCGAGCTCATATTTTGCAAGACCGGGACCGAGGATAGTTCAGGGAATAGAACTGCTTGCGCACATACTCAGGCCCGACTTGTTTCAGTGCCATGAATCCTCAGCCTATTCGAAAATACAACTGAACGCACTGCTTGTTGAGGGAAGATGA
- a CDS encoding TIGR00296 family protein — MLDEKDGELAVRFARSVIESTVRTGSYDSNRVQLPDVFETKSGAFVTILGFPAHTLRGCIGFTEPVYPLKLAILNAAVESAISDPRFDPVGEEELQSIIVEVSILSKPEPVRVKSQWEIPGKILVGKHGVMVERGRFRGLLLPQVAAEEGWDSEEFVAQTCWKAGLPEDSWKDPKVTVYTFEADIFSEVEPGGAVRRRKTG; from the coding sequence ATGCTGGACGAGAAGGACGGGGAGCTTGCCGTCAGGTTTGCACGCTCAGTGATTGAGAGCACCGTCAGGACAGGCAGCTACGATTCAAACAGGGTTCAGCTTCCGGATGTTTTCGAAACGAAATCGGGCGCCTTTGTCACTATACTCGGATTCCCGGCCCATACGTTGCGCGGATGCATCGGCTTTACCGAACCGGTGTATCCGCTGAAACTTGCCATCCTCAATGCTGCAGTCGAATCGGCCATTTCCGATCCCAGGTTCGATCCCGTTGGCGAGGAGGAGCTCCAGTCCATCATTGTGGAAGTGAGCATACTTTCGAAACCTGAACCCGTGAGGGTGAAGAGCCAGTGGGAAATACCGGGAAAGATACTCGTCGGAAAGCATGGTGTCATGGTCGAAAGGGGAAGATTTCGCGGGCTCCTCCTACCGCAGGTCGCGGCGGAGGAGGGATGGGACAGCGAGGAATTTGTTGCCCAGACCTGCTGGAAGGCAGGGCTTCCTGAAGATTCATGGAAGGATCCCAAGGTCACTGTCTACACCTTCGAGGCCGACATATTCAGTGAAGTAGAACCTGGCGGCGCTGTCAGGAGAAGGAAGACTGGCTGA
- the pyrC gene encoding dihydroorotase translates to MEKADLAIDGTFYIDGLLVKTSVGIRNGRISSIRRGAEADERVVFENSIILPGAVDLHVHFREPGLTQKEDIESGSLSAAFGGVTCVGEMPNTVPPAITPERVEKKIELFKKKSYVDFVVYGGLMKGVRVASLSKRAAAFKLFMGSSTGDLVCDDPELQMELIRSAAESGKLVIVHAEDESRRNRISESNLRDHYRSRPPECETEAVKRLIGFSNRDYHPRIHVAHATLRESVEMAHPDNITFEVTPHHLLLDYDMHLGTFGKVNPPLRRRDDRIALIRLLNSGLVDTIGSDHSPHTPEEKGDDFDYAPSGIPGVETMLPLMLNLVANEEMKLETLVRAISENPSKLLHLRKGKIAVGYDADLVVVNLRRTSVIKGENLHSRCGWTPFEDFSAIFPERVYLRGKELISGSAVTGRPKARNAAE, encoded by the coding sequence ATGGAAAAGGCGGATCTTGCGATTGATGGGACTTTCTACATCGACGGGCTTCTGGTCAAGACATCTGTAGGAATCAGGAACGGCAGAATATCATCCATAAGGAGGGGTGCCGAAGCGGACGAAAGAGTTGTGTTTGAAAATTCCATCATTCTTCCCGGTGCTGTGGACCTGCATGTCCACTTCAGGGAGCCGGGGCTCACGCAGAAGGAGGATATAGAGAGCGGCAGCCTGTCCGCAGCCTTCGGCGGCGTAACATGCGTCGGTGAAATGCCAAACACTGTTCCACCCGCCATCACACCGGAAAGAGTCGAGAAGAAAATTGAACTGTTCAAAAAGAAGTCATATGTCGACTTCGTTGTCTATGGTGGCCTCATGAAGGGCGTGAGGGTTGCCTCACTGTCAAAGAGGGCGGCGGCCTTCAAGCTGTTTATGGGAAGTTCCACCGGAGACCTTGTGTGCGATGACCCTGAGCTTCAGATGGAGCTTATCCGTTCAGCTGCCGAATCTGGCAAATTGGTCATCGTGCATGCCGAGGACGAATCCAGAAGGAACAGGATTTCCGAATCAAACCTCCGTGACCATTATCGTTCAAGGCCGCCGGAGTGCGAAACTGAAGCAGTCAAAAGGCTTATCGGTTTTTCAAACAGAGATTATCACCCCAGAATTCATGTGGCACATGCCACACTCAGGGAATCCGTGGAAATGGCCCACCCGGACAACATTACATTTGAGGTAACGCCTCATCATCTTCTTCTGGACTATGACATGCACCTCGGCACCTTCGGCAAGGTTAACCCTCCCCTCAGAAGGCGTGATGACCGGATTGCACTCATCAGACTCCTGAATTCCGGTTTAGTCGATACAATAGGGTCCGACCATTCACCGCACACTCCTGAGGAAAAGGGTGACGATTTCGACTATGCTCCTTCGGGAATTCCCGGCGTCGAAACAATGCTGCCGCTGATGCTTAACCTCGTGGCGAACGAGGAGATGAAACTTGAAACACTGGTCAGGGCAATAAGCGAGAATCCGTCAAAACTGCTTCACCTCAGAAAGGGAAAGATTGCCGTCGGATATGATGCAGACCTTGTTGTAGTGAATCTGCGCAGAACGAGTGTCATCAAGGGAGAAAATCTTCACTCCAGATGCGGCTGGACGCCTTTTGAGGATTTCAGTGCAATTTTTCCAGAACGCGTGTATCTCCGTGGAAAAGAATTAATCAGTGGTTCGGCAGTTACCGGCAGGCCTAAGGCAAGAAACGCGGCTGAATGA
- a CDS encoding YkgJ family cysteine cluster protein: MEIDTQELKGKVFRCLEGCGLCCLCQPELLPSETAQFLSIEKLKSSVTRSSIDPSRKAIAMYGNGGPCRLLSDRKCTAYPRRPHFCRIFPVHTHLMWRIQLTVDLSCRGVWREDWKEKTGVYEDLEAYGLKELHSYTSEKLERELGEAREVYGEFRENCIDADVWMEPASMRERASALIAQGYFSSLSGIGLVLSAADACRGSGLDFMTSLRLAERTGAQDSVAAALEELLDEMLSIEDIADRPVFVDRDLNWLVFGHDGGRPAKFRLGEKGGISKIGSADFSVSGISANPAGAGRLSDFAVLTNRRDVFLGFVYYIVDDADYADSVENIYFENLAMTQLDLLLRSALANPSSSSSLGPEHISDGVVFIDMDMHDAPTIGSVI; the protein is encoded by the coding sequence ATGGAAATCGATACTCAGGAGCTGAAGGGAAAGGTTTTCAGGTGCCTTGAAGGGTGCGGCCTGTGCTGCCTGTGCCAGCCGGAGCTCCTTCCTTCCGAGACCGCACAGTTTCTCTCCATAGAAAAATTGAAGAGTTCCGTGACAAGAAGTTCGATAGATCCGTCCAGAAAGGCCATAGCAATGTATGGCAATGGCGGTCCGTGCAGACTTCTCAGCGACAGAAAATGCACGGCTTATCCGCGGAGACCCCATTTCTGCAGAATTTTTCCCGTCCACACACATCTCATGTGGCGCATACAGCTCACGGTAGACCTCTCGTGCCGCGGTGTTTGGCGCGAGGACTGGAAGGAGAAAACTGGCGTGTATGAGGATCTCGAAGCATACGGCCTGAAAGAACTGCACAGCTACACCAGCGAGAAGCTCGAGAGGGAACTTGGCGAAGCACGGGAGGTCTACGGCGAATTCAGGGAGAACTGCATCGATGCCGACGTATGGATGGAGCCTGCCAGCATGAGGGAGCGTGCTTCCGCTCTGATAGCACAGGGATACTTCTCATCACTTTCTGGCATAGGGCTGGTGCTTTCGGCGGCCGATGCCTGCCGAGGAAGCGGCCTGGACTTCATGACATCGCTCAGGCTTGCAGAAAGGACCGGCGCGCAGGATTCAGTTGCAGCGGCGCTGGAGGAACTGCTGGACGAGATGCTCTCAATAGAGGACATTGCGGACAGGCCTGTCTTCGTCGACAGGGATCTGAACTGGCTGGTTTTCGGCCATGACGGGGGACGCCCGGCAAAATTCAGGCTGGGCGAAAAGGGCGGTATTTCGAAGATCGGTTCGGCTGATTTTTCCGTCAGCGGCATATCTGCGAATCCGGCAGGCGCAGGAAGGCTCTCCGATTTCGCCGTCCTCACCAACCGCCGGGATGTTTTCCTGGGCTTCGTCTACTATATTGTGGATGACGCGGATTATGCCGACAGTGTTGAAAACATATATTTCGAGAATCTCGCCATGACACAGCTCGACCTGCTCCTCAGATCAGCACTTGCAAATCCTTCAAGCAGTTCCAGCCTGGGACCGGAGCACATATCAGACGGAGTTGTTTTCATCGATATGGATATGCACGATGCACCGACGATAGGATCTGTCATCTGA
- a CDS encoding PadR family transcriptional regulator: MQKTGKLTSDRWHTGLIGLYALKMMEEAPVYGYQISLVISEKTHHTWKPGAGSIYPALKSLVGRGLAEEKAVSGKKIYSITAEGRKALRGIRSRVINRSFDSMEVSRLWFDLIGSENIADFVIGRLRRDLRNLEELIDGADYDLTPSERDYVITMSLSEMERTKAKLEEKKTRGHTR; this comes from the coding sequence ATGCAGAAGACAGGAAAGTTAACCAGTGACAGGTGGCACACCGGTCTCATAGGGCTTTACGCACTGAAAATGATGGAGGAGGCACCGGTCTACGGTTATCAGATATCGCTTGTTATTTCGGAAAAGACACACCACACCTGGAAGCCGGGTGCAGGCTCAATCTATCCGGCACTCAAATCACTTGTCGGCAGGGGACTTGCTGAGGAAAAAGCTGTCTCTGGGAAGAAAATCTACAGCATAACAGCCGAGGGAAGGAAGGCGCTCAGGGGCATAAGATCGAGAGTGATAAACAGATCCTTTGACAGCATGGAAGTTTCAAGGCTGTGGTTCGATCTCATCGGCTCTGAAAATATCGCCGATTTTGTTATCGGAAGACTGAGGAGAGATCTCAGGAATCTGGAGGAACTGATTGACGGTGCGGACTACGACCTGACTCCTTCCGAAAGGGATTATGTTATCACAATGTCACTGTCGGAGATGGAGAGAACCAAGGCGAAACTCGAAGAGAAAAAAACCAGGGGGCACACCAGATGA
- a CDS encoding ATP-binding cassette domain-containing protein, with protein MTAIIQNGTDAQDPNFEIRTRDLVKNYGHVRALDNVSIDIQSGTIFGLLGPNGAGKTTLIKVLTALIKPDGGEATVAGYDILRQSNEVKKRIGWVAAEVILDDDLTAMENLWLQAKLQNMKDWKETAKRLLDYFDLSDRAESKVKEFSTGMRKKLEIALALLHSPSVIFMDEPTIGLDPGTRRMLWDLITGINRNYGITVLLTTHYIEEADALCDHLAIINRGKIAAVGTPSELKSRVKGELIEIETASPADASVFGALPGVRDIKSDGNRITVRVDSSEETLPLILSKMNTLSIRKINVEKPSLETVFLDITGTRIDEEAQVDIRKFYANIRRARQ; from the coding sequence ATGACGGCGATCATTCAGAACGGGACCGACGCTCAGGATCCGAATTTCGAGATACGGACAAGAGATCTTGTCAAGAACTACGGCCATGTCAGGGCGCTTGACAATGTCAGCATCGACATACAGTCGGGCACGATATTCGGTCTTCTCGGTCCCAACGGCGCGGGAAAGACAACACTTATCAAGGTACTGACAGCCCTCATAAAACCGGACGGGGGGGAAGCAACGGTTGCAGGCTACGACATACTCAGGCAGTCCAACGAGGTAAAGAAGAGAATCGGATGGGTTGCGGCAGAGGTCATACTCGATGACGACCTCACGGCAATGGAAAACCTCTGGCTCCAGGCAAAACTGCAGAACATGAAGGATTGGAAGGAGACTGCAAAAAGGCTGCTTGATTACTTCGATCTGTCCGACAGAGCTGAAAGCAAAGTGAAGGAATTCTCCACAGGCATGCGCAAGAAGCTGGAAATTGCTCTTGCGCTGCTTCACAGCCCGTCCGTGATTTTCATGGATGAGCCGACAATAGGTCTTGATCCTGGAACAAGAAGAATGCTCTGGGATCTGATCACGGGCATAAACAGGAACTACGGCATAACGGTGCTGCTCACCACCCATTACATCGAGGAGGCTGATGCACTGTGCGATCACCTTGCAATAATCAACAGGGGCAAAATCGCAGCCGTAGGCACGCCATCCGAGCTTAAATCACGTGTCAAAGGCGAACTGATAGAAATCGAGACAGCCTCTCCCGCAGATGCTTCCGTATTCGGCGCCCTTCCCGGTGTCCGTGACATTAAGTCCGATGGAAACAGGATTACGGTGAGGGTGGACTCGTCAGAGGAAACGCTGCCGCTCATACTTTCCAAAATGAATACGCTGTCGATTCGAAAAATCAATGTGGAGAAGCCGAGCCTCGAGACTGTGTTTCTGGATATAACCGGAACGAGAATTGACGAGGAGGCACAGGTGGATATCAGGAAATTCTATGCAAACATAAGGAGGGCGAGACAATGA
- a CDS encoding ABC transporter permease, with protein MTADSVSQFEGLFVREIKRIYRNPLVILITVVQPFLWLAFFGSSFADAPKSFLLSYFGTKDYIAFLLPGVLSTSMLTIGMFGSMSSIQDKRFGYMKRILITPTSKSVVFLSKVFGATVRGLIQIPVMIVAAVLFGVHFDVGLDWIGWFLALFLLGLGFSSMFLGLTVSSTDWQTPGVLSNFITLPLMFASTALFPKAGFPSWMKAISSVNPVTFSATLGRSIVLGSSDPNWIYLGYLGIFALLMIVLGTFAASRWLKVE; from the coding sequence ATGACCGCCGATTCGGTGAGTCAGTTCGAAGGCCTCTTTGTAAGAGAAATAAAGAGGATTTACAGGAATCCGCTTGTCATTCTGATCACTGTTGTACAGCCATTCCTGTGGCTGGCATTCTTCGGCAGCAGTTTTGCCGATGCCCCGAAATCGTTTCTGCTGAGTTACTTTGGCACGAAAGACTATATCGCATTCCTCCTGCCCGGTGTGCTCTCAACATCCATGCTTACCATCGGGATGTTCGGTTCGATGAGTTCAATTCAGGACAAGCGATTTGGCTACATGAAGCGCATACTGATAACACCCACAAGCAAGTCGGTTGTATTTCTCTCAAAGGTCTTTGGCGCGACTGTCAGGGGGCTCATTCAGATACCGGTGATGATTGTAGCAGCAGTCCTTTTTGGCGTCCATTTTGATGTCGGGCTTGACTGGATCGGATGGTTCCTCGCACTTTTCCTGCTCGGACTGGGCTTCTCATCGATGTTCCTTGGCCTGACAGTTTCAAGCACCGACTGGCAGACCCCGGGCGTATTGTCAAATTTCATAACACTGCCACTGATGTTTGCGAGCACGGCGCTCTTCCCTAAGGCGGGCTTCCCTTCATGGATGAAGGCCATTTCCAGCGTTAATCCGGTAACATTTTCAGCCACTCTCGGCAGGAGCATAGTTCTAGGGTCATCAGACCCGAACTGGATTTACCTCGGTTATCTTGGAATATTCGCCCTCCTCATGATTGTGCTGGGAACATTTGCAGCCAGCAGATGGCTCAAAGTGGAATGA
- a CDS encoding ABC transporter ATP-binding protein: MQSLVAEYLSKQYGTLKALDNLDIELKGGKCVGFLGPNGAGKTTTLKLFTDMIRPTSGRALINGYDVRKEKKKALASCGALVETPEIYPSLTPRESLSMLAEIRGLPRSEYRKRVDEVISSVKMEDWTDQKVGKFSKGMKQRINVAAALLSDPEIIILDEPTSGLDPRGMAEVRDIVKSLKARNILIFMSSHLLAEVQEVCDEVAIIDHGKLLVHGTISEVTSKFSGRPSVRSFDAEFLNEWTAEAIADRLGQISGIVSIEKPGSSKVRINFNGTLEEQARLLAALAGSGMGLITFRESSSTALEDTYMNLIKETL; encoded by the coding sequence ATGCAATCGCTTGTTGCCGAATATCTATCTAAACAGTATGGAACGCTGAAAGCACTGGACAATCTTGACATCGAACTGAAAGGAGGAAAATGCGTCGGATTTCTGGGTCCGAACGGTGCTGGAAAAACAACCACCCTGAAGCTTTTTACAGACATGATAAGGCCCACATCCGGCAGAGCGCTGATAAATGGTTACGATGTAAGGAAGGAAAAGAAAAAAGCGCTTGCATCGTGCGGTGCGCTGGTGGAGACACCAGAGATATATCCGTCTCTTACGCCGAGGGAGTCCCTGTCGATGCTCGCAGAAATAAGAGGATTGCCCAGAAGCGAATACAGGAAGAGAGTTGACGAAGTCATTAGCAGTGTGAAAATGGAGGACTGGACGGATCAGAAAGTGGGCAAGTTCTCCAAGGGGATGAAGCAGAGAATCAATGTTGCTGCTGCTCTGCTGTCGGACCCTGAAATAATAATACTGGACGAGCCTACCAGCGGCCTCGATCCGAGGGGCATGGCAGAAGTCAGGGATATTGTAAAGTCGCTTAAGGCGAGAAACATACTGATTTTCATGAGTTCGCATCTCCTGGCAGAGGTACAGGAGGTATGCGACGAAGTCGCAATTATAGACCACGGAAAACTGCTTGTCCATGGAACAATCTCCGAGGTGACGTCAAAGTTTTCAGGCCGCCCATCCGTCAGGAGCTTCGATGCGGAGTTCCTGAATGAATGGACTGCGGAGGCAATAGCCGACAGACTCGGACAAATCAGCGGGATTGTATCCATTGAAAAACCAGGCAGCAGTAAAGTAAGGATAAATTTCAACGGCACGCTGGAGGAACAGGCGCGGCTGCTTGCTGCGCTGGCAGGTTCCGGAATGGGGCTGATAACGTTCAGGGAATCATCTTCCACCGCACTAGAGGACACGTATATGAATCTGATAAAGGAGACACTGTAA
- a CDS encoding ABC transporter permease, which yields MTAAENFVKMEMQGDGIQGIPGGITQAIKIAKYEMLNYIRSRRFYVLLLIDLIIGGLLTVIVGYYRPSSVLASTLSFYSTWWGSIIGFLVVLSCIFFGGDAISGEFQNRTGYFLIGNPIRRSSVYTGKFIGALLSALVVVFLYFFIALANGIYYFGASVPSQLIESLLFSLVYLLSVMGFTFFFSSLFRSSVTSVILTAILFLFVFSTVQTFLSLFVGIEPWFLISYGAGIISAVFTVPYPTHSSKSVSRFGLHLSSVTTYTPTIVEGLLIMVAYFIISVLLGLLLFERSEFR from the coding sequence ATGACTGCAGCAGAGAACTTCGTGAAAATGGAAATGCAGGGGGACGGCATCCAGGGTATTCCGGGAGGCATCACTCAGGCGATCAAGATTGCAAAGTACGAGATGCTCAATTATATCAGATCGAGACGCTTCTATGTGCTCCTCCTCATCGATTTGATAATAGGCGGCCTGCTCACAGTCATCGTCGGATACTACCGGCCCTCGTCCGTTCTGGCCAGCACACTTTCATTCTATTCCACATGGTGGGGAAGCATCATCGGTTTCCTCGTAGTGCTCTCCTGCATATTCTTCGGCGGCGACGCAATCTCCGGTGAATTTCAGAACAGGACCGGCTACTTCCTGATCGGCAATCCGATCAGAAGGTCATCCGTCTACACAGGCAAATTTATCGGTGCGCTACTCTCAGCCCTTGTTGTTGTCTTCCTATACTTCTTCATCGCGCTTGCGAATGGCATCTACTACTTCGGAGCATCTGTCCCGTCGCAGCTCATCGAATCGCTTCTTTTCTCGCTCGTGTATCTCCTGTCGGTCATGGGATTCACATTTTTTTTCAGCTCCCTTTTCAGGAGTTCGGTCACCTCAGTCATACTCACAGCAATCCTCTTCCTGTTTGTATTCTCAACAGTGCAGACATTCCTCAGCCTGTTTGTCGGCATCGAGCCGTGGTTTCTTATCAGCTACGGTGCAGGCATAATTTCAGCCGTATTTACAGTTCCATATCCCACACACAGTTCCAAATCTGTCAGCAGATTCGGGCTGCACCTGTCGTCGGTGACCACGTATACGCCGACCATTGTTGAAGGGCTGCTCATCATGGTTGCATACTTCATCATATCCGTTCTGCTAGGACTCCTGCTCTTTGAAAGAAGCGAATTCAGATGA
- a CDS encoding small nuclear ribonucleoprotein (Enables 3` processing of polyadenylated mRNAs and tRNA precursors), which yields MATAVKPLAFLAQAMESHVMVELKGNRGYRGILDGYDPHMNIVLKNAEEIVNNEVVRKLEVAIVRGDNVIYISP from the coding sequence ATGGCAACTGCTGTCAAGCCGCTTGCGTTCCTCGCACAGGCGATGGAATCGCATGTCATGGTTGAGCTGAAAGGCAACCGGGGATACAGGGGCATACTGGACGGCTACGATCCTCATATGAACATAGTGCTAAAGAACGCGGAAGAGATAGTAAACAACGAAGTTGTCCGAAAACTGGAAGTTGCCATAGTCAGAGGCGACAACGTTATATACATATCACCCTGA
- a CDS encoding 50S ribosomal protein L37e has product MGKGTPSQGKRSRNKSHIICRRCGRHSYNIKGFCSSCGYGKSAKARNYSWAKAH; this is encoded by the coding sequence ATGGGCAAGGGAACACCGTCACAGGGAAAGAGAAGCAGAAACAAGTCACACATAATCTGCAGAAGATGCGGAAGACATTCATACAACATAAAGGGCTTCTGCTCCTCATGCGGTTACGGAAAGAGCGCTAAGGCCAGAAACTATTCATGGGCTAAAGCCCATTAG
- the purF gene encoding amidophosphoribosyltransferase has protein sequence MNSDKAGHKCGVVGMISSNNVAPALYASLRIMQHRGQNSAGIAVSSSEETIKAVKGLGLAHEVFNGENISSLTSHSGIGHVRYPTTGDDMIENVQPLVLSSAVGDVALGHNGDIVNSNVLRERLENEGWGFFSTTDTELVLRLIVNELKDMYEPARAIRNALRRVEGGYAFTLMIGSRVFGIRDPLGIRPLALGRIPGGYAIASESVVFDMLDGELIRDFYPGEIIELTDGDYLSFPAPLQPEKAEKANCMFEYVYFARPDSVIDGKSVFEVRRNIGRVLARERPADADVIIPVPDSGRTHAIGFCEVSGIPLSEGLMKNRFIERTFIMPEQSARENSVSLKLNPLRPVIRGKRVVIIDDSIVRGTTMKKIVQMVRKAGATEVHVRIGCPMIVAPCYYGVDMKTRDQFIAVGKSEDDIAREITADSLGYLSIQGLVEALGIKGSDLCLGCLTAEYPTKVPGERMRFQRSLESFQKIQA, from the coding sequence ATGAATTCCGACAAAGCCGGACACAAGTGTGGCGTTGTCGGCATGATCTCAAGCAATAATGTTGCCCCCGCTCTTTATGCGAGCCTCAGGATAATGCAGCACAGAGGGCAGAACAGTGCGGGTATCGCGGTCAGCTCATCCGAGGAAACAATCAAGGCGGTCAAGGGTCTCGGCCTTGCCCACGAGGTTTTCAATGGCGAAAATATTTCGTCGTTGACATCGCATTCCGGCATAGGGCATGTGCGCTATCCCACGACGGGAGACGACATGATCGAGAACGTGCAGCCGCTTGTCCTGAGTTCTGCGGTCGGCGATGTTGCCTTGGGGCATAATGGCGATATTGTCAACTCGAACGTACTGAGGGAGCGTCTGGAGAATGAAGGCTGGGGTTTTTTCTCGACGACGGACACCGAACTGGTCCTCCGCCTGATTGTGAACGAACTGAAGGACATGTACGAACCGGCGAGGGCCATCAGGAACGCCCTTAGGCGTGTTGAAGGAGGCTATGCTTTTACACTGATGATAGGCAGCAGGGTATTCGGCATCAGGGATCCTTTAGGCATACGGCCCCTCGCACTCGGCAGGATCCCGGGCGGCTATGCAATAGCAAGCGAAAGCGTAGTCTTTGACATGCTTGACGGCGAGCTGATACGCGATTTCTATCCCGGAGAGATAATCGAGCTGACAGACGGGGATTACCTGTCATTTCCGGCACCTTTGCAGCCCGAGAAGGCAGAGAAGGCAAATTGCATGTTCGAGTACGTCTACTTCGCGAGACCTGACAGTGTAATCGACGGCAAGTCGGTTTTCGAAGTGAGGCGCAACATAGGCCGCGTACTTGCCAGGGAGAGACCGGCCGACGCGGATGTCATCATACCCGTCCCGGATTCTGGCAGAACCCATGCGATTGGATTCTGCGAAGTGTCTGGAATTCCTCTTTCTGAGGGGTTGATGAAGAACAGATTCATTGAAAGAACTTTCATTATGCCGGAGCAGAGTGCCAGGGAGAATAGCGTCTCGCTGAAGCTGAATCCTCTCAGACCGGTAATCAGGGGAAAGAGAGTTGTGATAATAGACGATAGTATTGTCCGCGGCACAACGATGAAAAAGATTGTCCAGATGGTGAGAAAGGCGGGCGCCACTGAAGTGCATGTGAGAATCGGCTGCCCGATGATTGTTGCCCCTTGCTACTACGGTGTTGATATGAAGACAAGGGACCAGTTCATAGCCGTGGGCAAGAGCGAGGACGATATTGCAAGGGAAATAACCGCTGACAGCCTCGGCTATCTCAGTATACAGGGTCTTGTGGAGGCGCTTGGCATAAAGGGTTCCGACCTCTGCCTCGGCTGCCTCACAGCGGAATATCCAACGAAGGTCCCCGGCGAAAGGATGAGATTCCAGAGAAGTCTTGAAAGCTTTCAGAAAATACAGGCCTGA